A genomic region of Candidatus Thorarchaeota archaeon contains the following coding sequences:
- a CDS encoding response regulator — protein sequence MDKTKVILLVEDNEDDVILTQRALKKANILNDIVVVGDGIEALQYLRCEGPFKDRDSNALPVVILLDLNMPRMNGLEFLRELRSDEALRLLPVVMLTSSAEEQDVLKSYDLGANSFVRKPVDFNQFVDSVRTLGLFWVLLNIAPTGGT from the coding sequence GTGGATAAAACAAAGGTGATTCTACTTGTTGAGGACAATGAAGATGATGTCATTTTGACACAGCGTGCACTGAAGAAGGCAAATATCCTAAATGATATTGTTGTAGTGGGCGATGGGATCGAAGCATTACAGTATCTTCGATGTGAGGGTCCGTTTAAGGATCGGGATTCTAACGCACTCCCTGTAGTGATACTTCTCGATCTCAATATGCCTAGGATGAACGGACTCGAATTCTTGCGCGAATTGCGATCCGACGAGGCCCTGCGACTTCTTCCTGTTGTAATGCTCACTTCTTCTGCTGAGGAGCAGGATGTTCTCAAGAGCTACGACTTGGGCGCCAACAGTTTTGTGAGAAAACCAGTTGATTTCAATCAATTTGTTGACAGTGTCAGAACTTTGGGGCTCTTTTGGGTATTACTGAACATTGCCCCCACTGGAGGGACATGA
- a CDS encoding PAS domain S-box protein, whose protein sequence is MRDATQIDTKSLEAALESIDTGIIFLDSNLNVLYANAFSRHIVGEDAIGRPLTELFDGLHRSDFETSVGTTIIVNKRDDTTVQFSVVIRAIADTPTVRYLVQVNTFTSERVSLSVDKFEGSLAFAFKTAQAALWSWDLQSNSLEIDSRFSDIFNIDMQERVTEFGRLIQIIHVEDVTRIEQAMNEYLSGKTSEFQVEFRLLTGGNEWRWVRGNAQILERDSDGRPLKLVGLLLDIDDLKHVEAEYKRIASYLDRIINTIPSMILIADEQMEIQRCNRAAIEALGYTEGELKGLPLYSLFARNTSREEVDARAQLLGREGMLRNIDLLLRRKDGSTFPALVTYVKLVTEEGKADGILFSALDVSEREEALKTLRNSQEALRAERDRIKMYFELSQVFLIALDVNGTIILINREGSELLGKTPEELVGTSWFEFVPERERKIVRERFQKLVRGEIKKIDGVLRPVITTDGEERIIRWRTTVTFDAEGNINGILSSGVDVTEQLRIEMVLKRERSAFRTVAEVAIEEKLTPASITKKLLDTLSHALGFSVGVIGLYNPEDNVLSYTALVGVDPQDFPLTLHLTPETARHYLVARAALTREPIVCSDIRSCEPYSKYRSKIGNLDLRAMVILPIVDSTGLLLGVISFTSSKPIRHLEEDFLFFKTLSGMIATVIERAKSLEALQRSEQKFRSLILEMPEGIGSTDFDNHFVLVNKAFADMLGYTPEEMIGTSVFDYVKPDDLELVTMESKKRRQGKTSTYLLRLRHKDGSYRVIRVSAIPSRDQSGKIDGTIAVLVDVTEQIKVQDNLRASEETWRSLVENAPNVIATLDFEGRFQFVNRRFMGLEPAELISKKVTDTLPSDIADTIITVITEIEQTGATLVFLSSYTDASDGSTKWYRITAAPIFHGTTPKEILMISTDVTDIKRAEDEVRRLNEDLSRLVDARTAELQATNKELEAFVYSVSHDLRAPLRSIIGFSQALLEDHRESLDDEGTDFLARIVKASNRMARLIDDLLKLSRITRRTLDRKVIDLSAIATEIIDDLRAQEPKRKVRFTIQKNLLAWCDERAFRIVLQNLLSNAWKFTSKTSNARIEFSSQIIDNEQVFLVRDNGAGFDMHLSAKLFQPFQRLHRSEDFEGYGIGLATVKRLIEKHGGRIWAEAEIGKGATFYFTIPKGASQSG, encoded by the coding sequence ATGAGAGATGCGACGCAAATTGACACAAAATCTCTCGAGGCAGCACTCGAGTCAATTGACACAGGAATCATCTTCTTAGACTCGAATCTAAATGTTCTCTATGCCAATGCTTTCAGCAGGCATATTGTGGGGGAGGATGCTATTGGTCGTCCTCTTACCGAGCTCTTTGATGGCCTGCATCGCAGTGATTTTGAGACATCTGTGGGCACTACGATTATTGTCAATAAGAGGGATGATACAACAGTACAGTTTAGCGTCGTGATCCGGGCAATAGCGGATACTCCTACTGTTCGATACTTGGTTCAAGTCAACACATTTACTAGTGAACGTGTCTCTCTAAGTGTTGACAAGTTCGAAGGATCTCTTGCATTCGCCTTCAAGACCGCCCAGGCTGCTCTCTGGAGTTGGGATCTTCAAAGCAACTCGTTGGAAATCGATTCGCGATTCAGTGATATATTTAATATTGATATGCAAGAGCGTGTCACCGAGTTTGGGCGATTAATTCAAATAATTCATGTTGAAGATGTGACTCGCATTGAGCAGGCGATGAATGAATATCTCTCTGGTAAGACATCCGAATTTCAGGTAGAGTTCAGGCTTCTGACGGGTGGGAATGAGTGGCGATGGGTCAGGGGAAATGCTCAGATACTTGAGCGTGACTCCGATGGTCGTCCGCTGAAATTGGTCGGTCTACTTCTGGACATTGATGACCTAAAACATGTAGAGGCGGAATACAAACGCATTGCTTCATATCTTGATCGCATAATCAATACCATACCGTCCATGATCTTGATAGCCGATGAACAAATGGAAATTCAGAGATGCAATCGTGCTGCCATTGAGGCTCTTGGATACACTGAGGGTGAATTGAAAGGATTACCATTATACAGTCTTTTTGCACGAAACACATCTCGAGAAGAGGTGGATGCAAGGGCGCAATTGCTGGGTCGAGAAGGCATGCTTCGGAATATTGATCTTCTGCTGCGAAGAAAAGATGGTTCCACTTTTCCAGCTCTTGTGACCTATGTCAAGCTAGTCACTGAAGAGGGCAAGGCCGATGGAATTCTGTTCAGTGCTTTGGATGTTAGTGAGCGAGAGGAGGCATTGAAGACTCTTCGGAACTCCCAGGAGGCTCTGCGTGCAGAGCGTGATCGGATTAAGATGTACTTTGAGTTGTCACAGGTCTTTCTGATTGCACTTGATGTAAATGGGACGATCATACTGATTAATCGTGAGGGTTCTGAGCTCCTCGGAAAGACCCCGGAAGAGCTGGTTGGCACATCTTGGTTTGAATTCGTACCTGAACGAGAGCGTAAAATTGTGCGTGAACGATTTCAGAAACTGGTTCGTGGCGAGATAAAAAAAATTGATGGAGTTCTCCGCCCCGTTATCACAACAGATGGCGAAGAACGGATAATTCGCTGGCGAACGACGGTGACCTTTGATGCGGAAGGGAATATCAATGGCATCCTCAGTTCCGGTGTAGATGTAACAGAGCAACTTAGGATCGAAATGGTGCTCAAACGTGAGCGCTCCGCTTTTCGTACAGTGGCCGAGGTGGCCATCGAAGAGAAGCTCACACCTGCGTCAATCACAAAGAAACTACTAGATACACTCTCACATGCACTAGGATTTTCTGTGGGGGTCATAGGTCTGTACAATCCAGAAGATAATGTTCTGAGCTATACTGCTCTTGTAGGAGTCGATCCACAAGATTTCCCCCTAACTCTTCATCTGACCCCTGAAACAGCTCGTCACTATCTTGTAGCCCGTGCGGCTCTCACCCGCGAACCTATAGTGTGTTCAGATATTCGCTCCTGCGAGCCTTATTCCAAGTATCGGAGCAAAATCGGCAATCTCGATTTGCGTGCTATGGTTATCCTTCCAATAGTTGATAGTACAGGCTTGCTTCTTGGAGTGATCTCCTTCACTTCATCAAAACCCATCCGTCATCTTGAAGAGGACTTTCTGTTCTTTAAGACTCTCTCAGGAATGATTGCGACCGTTATCGAGCGGGCTAAGTCATTAGAGGCACTACAACGTTCTGAGCAAAAATTCCGATCTCTCATTCTTGAGATGCCTGAGGGAATTGGTTCTACTGATTTTGACAATCATTTTGTATTGGTGAATAAAGCATTTGCCGACATGCTAGGTTACACTCCTGAGGAAATGATTGGGACTAGTGTCTTTGATTACGTGAAACCTGACGATCTCGAACTTGTCACTATGGAGTCTAAAAAGCGGAGGCAGGGTAAGACTTCAACTTATCTTCTTAGACTGCGTCATAAGGACGGTAGTTATCGAGTTATTCGAGTATCAGCAATTCCTTCTCGTGATCAATCTGGGAAGATTGATGGCACCATTGCGGTTCTTGTTGATGTCACTGAGCAGATCAAGGTCCAAGATAATCTACGTGCCTCTGAAGAGACGTGGCGCTCCCTTGTAGAGAATGCACCAAATGTGATTGCAACTCTCGACTTCGAAGGCCGGTTCCAATTTGTCAATCGACGATTTATGGGTCTTGAGCCAGCAGAACTCATTAGCAAAAAGGTCACAGACACGCTTCCCTCAGACATTGCGGATACGATCATTACTGTGATCACCGAGATCGAACAGACGGGTGCGACCTTGGTCTTTCTTAGTTCCTACACTGATGCGAGCGATGGTTCAACAAAATGGTATCGTATCACAGCAGCACCAATTTTTCATGGGACAACGCCTAAGGAGATTCTGATGATTAGTACGGACGTTACTGACATCAAACGTGCGGAGGATGAAGTCAGGCGTCTGAACGAGGACCTCTCGCGTTTAGTCGATGCTCGAACAGCAGAGCTTCAGGCCACAAATAAGGAATTGGAGGCCTTTGTCTATTCTGTGTCTCATGATCTGCGGGCGCCACTTCGAAGTATTATCGGATTCAGTCAGGCTCTTCTTGAAGACCATCGAGAGTCTCTTGATGATGAGGGCACTGATTTTTTGGCCCGAATTGTCAAGGCGTCTAATCGAATGGCGCGACTGATTGATGACCTGCTCAAGCTATCACGAATAACTCGGCGGACCTTGGATCGTAAGGTTATTGATTTGAGTGCTATTGCAACAGAAATTATTGACGATTTAAGAGCGCAGGAGCCTAAACGGAAAGTTCGTTTCACTATCCAGAAGAACCTGCTTGCATGGTGTGATGAACGGGCATTCAGAATTGTTCTTCAAAATCTTTTGTCAAATGCTTGGAAGTTTACTAGCAAGACATCCAATGCGCGAATTGAATTCTCTTCGCAGATTATTGACAACGAACAAGTATTTTTAGTCCGTGATAATGGTGCAGGGTTTGATATGCATCTCTCCGCAAAATTATTCCAACCATTTCAACGATTACACCGTTCGGAGGACTTCGAGGGGTATGGTATCGGTCTAGCCACAGTAAAACGATTGATTGAAAAGCACGGTGGTAGGATATGGGCTGAAGCCGAAATTGGTAAAGGCGCAACTTTCTATTTCACAATTCCAAAGGGGGCGAGCCAAAGTGGATAA
- a CDS encoding MFS transporter, which translates to MLTRFQKIYFGMARLGPSMMLDFISLATALFYYSLNDLPGIYTGISLAISYIVIAIIQFGFGYLSDRTPTERFGRRKPYVIIGAPLMALSFLFVFTPSWFINPSDTIGLFIYATLTLSMFKVFYGMVTTPFQSWMPELTEPEERPSVSSWQNVANFLAFIIGTLVTSLLAGLSIGWGLPPIILDIIIIMMIIEIVGFLPPLIGLHKEGKFIPQPSMRKELGIVLRNRDFVGWLVAQGLLSIGFAMVSSMAFPYVNDFLAFNLTDLVIFGVELLVVVFSFFLVWMWGIRRFGKRYTLQAAMGLAVAVLPFTLFVASKTAGFILIALLAAAIAGYFLFPYIIYADFAHKDELITGEGRAGVYTGFPAIPLNICQALSALIMGYILDLPKVLEVIGTPGKYVTIGYQYWGPVAAIFILLAILVLVKVDLDPDFEALAKEHASSDEPLSGAASDLPPLPQSSEEPDE; encoded by the coding sequence ATGCTTACACGATTCCAGAAGATCTACTTCGGAATGGCCCGACTTGGTCCGAGCATGATGCTGGACTTTATCTCTCTTGCTACTGCTCTTTTCTATTATTCACTGAATGATCTACCAGGCATCTATACTGGGATCTCGCTGGCCATTAGTTACATTGTCATCGCAATTATCCAATTTGGATTTGGGTATCTAAGTGATCGTACGCCCACGGAACGGTTCGGACGGAGAAAACCGTATGTGATTATCGGTGCACCATTGATGGCACTCTCGTTCCTTTTTGTGTTTACTCCAAGTTGGTTCATTAACCCCAGCGACACTATTGGTCTCTTTATCTATGCCACGCTCACTCTAAGTATGTTCAAGGTATTTTATGGCATGGTGACCACGCCGTTCCAGTCGTGGATGCCTGAGCTGACCGAGCCCGAGGAGCGACCCTCTGTATCAAGTTGGCAGAATGTGGCCAACTTTCTTGCCTTTATCATAGGAACTCTTGTCACTTCATTGCTTGCCGGTCTTTCTATCGGTTGGGGATTGCCACCAATTATTCTCGACATCATCATTATCATGATGATCATTGAGATCGTTGGCTTCCTTCCTCCACTCATCGGTCTTCACAAGGAAGGGAAATTCATTCCACAGCCAAGCATGCGAAAGGAACTGGGTATCGTTCTACGTAATCGTGACTTTGTTGGCTGGCTCGTCGCACAGGGCCTATTGTCCATTGGCTTTGCCATGGTCTCTTCAATGGCATTCCCGTACGTAAATGACTTTCTTGCTTTCAATCTTACCGATCTGGTCATCTTCGGTGTCGAGCTGCTGGTCGTAGTGTTCTCGTTCTTTCTGGTCTGGATGTGGGGAATCCGGCGTTTCGGAAAACGATACACCTTACAGGCAGCAATGGGTCTGGCAGTCGCGGTTCTCCCCTTCACGCTCTTTGTGGCTAGCAAGACTGCGGGATTCATATTGATTGCGCTCTTGGCCGCTGCAATCGCGGGGTACTTCCTCTTCCCGTATATCATCTATGCTGACTTTGCGCATAAAGATGAACTGATCACAGGTGAAGGCCGTGCAGGTGTCTATACAGGATTTCCAGCAATTCCCCTTAATATCTGTCAAGCATTATCTGCACTGATAATGGGGTATATTCTCGATCTACCTAAAGTGCTAGAGGTGATCGGTACACCCGGCAAGTATGTGACCATTGGCTATCAGTACTGGGGACCAGTCGCGGCCATATTCATCCTGCTTGCAATACTGGTGCTCGTGAAGGTGGATCTCGATCCGGACTTTGAAGCACTTGCAAAAGAGCATGCGTCCTCGGACGAACCTCTAAGCGGGGCTGCCAGCGATCTCCCACCCCTCCCTCAATCTTCCGAGGAACCTGATGAGTAG
- a CDS encoding GTP-binding protein, with the protein MTGSENNNVPLRKVILVGSGAVGKTTLATRLITGAYVETTMTVGLNVDTWTVEDSTKKTSIKIVSFDLGGQEQFRFFQQELVKGAQFAIIVFDVSRYESFLELEEWMEFVQDIPENCRVLVANKADISSIVSEEDIQEFSKKYNLPVIRTSCVTGKGIKELENILWESLKGNGVCGNT; encoded by the coding sequence GTGACCGGTAGCGAAAACAACAACGTACCGTTAAGGAAAGTGATTCTTGTGGGATCTGGCGCAGTCGGCAAGACGACACTTGCGACACGTCTGATAACTGGGGCGTATGTCGAAACCACAATGACAGTGGGACTTAATGTTGACACATGGACTGTAGAGGATTCTACCAAGAAGACCTCCATTAAGATAGTGTCGTTTGATCTGGGAGGCCAAGAGCAATTCAGATTTTTTCAGCAAGAACTTGTCAAGGGGGCGCAATTTGCAATAATAGTGTTTGATGTTTCCAGATACGAATCATTTCTTGAGCTCGAAGAGTGGATGGAATTCGTACAAGATATCCCTGAGAACTGTAGGGTATTAGTTGCCAACAAGGCGGATATTTCCAGCATTGTTTCTGAAGAGGACATCCAAGAATTTTCAAAAAAATACAACCTCCCCGTAATCCGGACCAGTTGCGTGACCGGGAAAGGTATTAAGGAACTTGAGAATATCCTTTGGGAATCACTTAAAGGAAACGGTGTCTGTGGCAATACGTAA
- a CDS encoding 4-vinyl reductase, translating into MVKNWLIIQGSKLKKYTSEKVLSLTITKLNELLIENLTEMAGEEETIQRVFKGGMKLGNEFMMELSAHLINDIETVPAYGEAAWLLFAGKAPTWQKWEKTEFDGHKVWIYRWADDDCPFCRNIQFPKKFCAFPAGAFQGAAQTWSALMNDGAYHVLSREVKCKAQGADACEYVLVLVKKETPLEVLKEHMPELFEDLQLGFVDY; encoded by the coding sequence ATGGTGAAGAATTGGTTGATCATCCAAGGATCAAAATTAAAGAAGTACACATCAGAAAAGGTCCTCTCATTGACGATTACAAAACTCAATGAACTTCTTATTGAAAATTTGACGGAGATGGCTGGAGAAGAAGAAACCATCCAGAGAGTGTTTAAAGGTGGAATGAAGCTAGGAAATGAATTCATGATGGAACTCTCAGCACATCTCATTAACGACATTGAAACCGTGCCAGCATATGGTGAGGCGGCATGGCTCCTGTTTGCCGGGAAGGCACCAACATGGCAAAAGTGGGAGAAGACAGAATTCGATGGTCATAAGGTATGGATCTACCGCTGGGCTGATGACGACTGTCCGTTCTGCAGAAATATTCAGTTTCCAAAAAAGTTCTGTGCATTTCCAGCAGGAGCGTTTCAAGGAGCGGCCCAGACATGGTCGGCCCTAATGAACGATGGAGCATATCATGTTCTTAGTAGGGAAGTAAAATGCAAGGCACAAGGCGCCGATGCCTGTGAATACGTCCTCGTGTTGGTAAAAAAAGAAACCCCACTGGAAGTGCTCAAGGAGCATATGCCTGAACTCTTTGAGGATCTCCAGCTGGGATTTGTAGACTACTAA
- a CDS encoding geranylgeranyl reductase family protein — MKDVIVIGGGPAGSATAFHASRLGMDVVLLDKAKFPRFKSCGGALSHKALPLIGPKAKKAINTQGKGLVVYSPKLKSVRWESPQSVNLVVRTKWDHQFLLDAADAGTEVHEESMVTTVESRGDHVTVESRNGLSFDARYVVIADGAGLRSYKKKLGFTQPYDHMARTVCCEVPMDDDLIDVYLGSGREIHIFFGVVPRGYGWVFPKRGYLNVGIGFGNEAHPDRNQFEIFDDFVKTLKERKIIPESFDGTTRKPAAIPFKKPFTPIGRDNILLAGDAGGFVSPVTGEGIYYGIVSGQQAAETFHDDMDGNLEQDIVSSYTQRWMEIFGDDMINHGLPLANMIYKSLRRMELVVRLMGADEQTRDAASRMILGLETYKAATSKIFRRAPLSVLKSLRG, encoded by the coding sequence ATGAAAGATGTCATTGTCATTGGTGGAGGCCCTGCTGGAAGCGCCACCGCATTTCATGCCTCTCGGTTAGGAATGGATGTTGTTCTTCTTGATAAGGCCAAGTTCCCACGCTTCAAGTCTTGTGGAGGGGCACTCTCACACAAGGCACTTCCTCTGATTGGTCCTAAGGCTAAGAAGGCCATTAATACGCAAGGCAAGGGTCTCGTAGTCTATTCCCCTAAATTGAAGAGTGTTCGTTGGGAGTCGCCGCAGAGTGTGAACCTTGTCGTGCGAACGAAATGGGATCACCAGTTTCTCTTGGACGCTGCTGATGCAGGTACAGAAGTTCACGAAGAGAGCATGGTCACTACGGTTGAATCCCGAGGTGATCATGTTACCGTTGAGTCAAGAAATGGGCTCTCTTTCGATGCGCGCTATGTTGTTATTGCAGATGGTGCAGGTCTACGATCCTATAAGAAGAAACTTGGCTTCACCCAGCCCTACGACCATATGGCACGTACTGTGTGCTGTGAAGTTCCAATGGATGATGATCTCATTGATGTATATTTGGGGTCCGGTCGTGAGATACACATCTTCTTTGGAGTTGTTCCTCGTGGTTATGGTTGGGTGTTCCCAAAGCGCGGGTATCTCAATGTGGGAATTGGGTTTGGAAATGAGGCCCATCCGGATAGAAACCAGTTTGAAATCTTTGATGATTTTGTGAAGACTCTCAAGGAGCGGAAGATTATACCCGAGTCTTTTGATGGCACAACACGAAAGCCTGCTGCAATACCTTTCAAAAAGCCCTTCACCCCGATTGGCCGAGATAATATCTTGCTGGCTGGAGATGCAGGCGGTTTTGTCTCCCCTGTCACTGGTGAGGGTATTTACTACGGTATTGTCTCAGGGCAACAGGCTGCCGAGACGTTCCATGATGATATGGATGGCAATCTGGAGCAGGACATTGTCAGTTCTTACACTCAACGATGGATGGAGATCTTCGGTGATGATATGATTAATCACGGTCTCCCACTTGCCAATATGATCTACAAATCGCTTCGCAGAATGGAACTCGTGGTACGGCTCATGGGTGCTGATGAACAGACGCGGGATGCCGCCTCAAGGATGATTCTTGGTCTTGAAACCTACAAGGCTGCAACATCCAAGATCTTCAGACGCGCCCCATTATCTGTTCTCAAATCGTTACGTGGTTAG
- a CDS encoding heavy metal translocating P-type ATPase, translated as MTKDPKRAERMSLRIEGMHCASCVASIEKSLLDKDGVIHATVSLLDGKAVVEYDASKVKREDLEEAVEATGYRPRRPTMALTVTPSPKESDWKMIETDVERIKGVITARGFTELSRLIVEYDDDLVTFTMLRRRLRELGFDATTESESGDREALSRTREIKYYTRLLVFSTILTIPIVLIAFGVLTPLLPVGVSPDVIMFLLATPIQFIAAYPFYRSSLRVMRHGKMNMDTLIMLGTSAAYFYSVATTFILTEYASFYDTSALLITFILLGRSLEAIAKGRTSNAIRALMDLQAKVAIVVRDGEELVIPIEDVEVGDVVLVKPGDKIPVDGTVIDGRSTVDESMVTGEPLPVKKRPGDSVIGATINKNGMLRVRAEKVGQDTVLSQIVKLVESAQTSKPPIQRKADAIAEVFTPFVISIAALTFIVWLVFGSAHWTHSLSFMIAVLVAACPCALGLATPTAIMVGLGKGAQYGVLIKNGEALESVPLIDTVVFDKTGTLTIGHPTVTDVIAARETSDDELIRMVAAVEKNSEHPLAEAVVHYAEDLNLQLGACTEFDSVSGMGVRGLVEGHLLFVGKVDYLRAQGIDTTELEVHGPMLELQGKTVIYAAMDGRALGLLGIADKLKDGSAAAVDALKSEGIDVWMITGDRATTAQAIARSIGIDNVLAEVMPADKASKVVELQEQGRRVAMVGDGVNDAPAIAQSDVGIALGSGTDVSVETGDIVLVRDDIRDVVTAIELGRKTMSKIKQGFFWALIYNMILLPFAAGLLYPFTGWALRPEWAGLAMALSSVSVVTNALFLNRFRPTKIDVAVPVETAVRAVAVDPICKMDVDIATAGLYSDYKGKRYYFCNPYCKEQFDSDPAKYEDQDVRDVPSASTP; from the coding sequence ATGACGAAGGATCCGAAAAGAGCCGAGCGGATGTCCCTGCGAATTGAGGGGATGCATTGTGCGTCTTGTGTGGCATCGATTGAAAAATCCCTGCTGGATAAGGATGGCGTTATTCATGCGACAGTGAGCCTGCTTGATGGTAAGGCAGTAGTAGAGTATGATGCGAGTAAGGTCAAGCGTGAAGATCTGGAAGAGGCTGTTGAGGCAACAGGCTATCGGCCTCGGCGGCCGACGATGGCCCTGACAGTAACTCCCTCTCCAAAAGAGTCGGATTGGAAAATGATTGAGACCGACGTGGAGCGGATCAAGGGCGTAATTACTGCGAGAGGTTTTACGGAACTTTCTCGTCTCATTGTTGAGTATGATGACGATCTTGTCACTTTCACCATGCTCAGGCGACGACTCAGAGAGCTTGGATTTGATGCAACCACGGAGAGTGAATCGGGTGACCGTGAGGCGTTATCACGAACTCGCGAGATAAAATACTATACACGTCTTCTTGTATTCTCCACCATTCTGACGATTCCTATTGTATTGATCGCATTTGGTGTCTTGACCCCGCTGCTCCCTGTCGGGGTATCGCCTGATGTTATCATGTTCCTTCTTGCCACGCCTATTCAGTTCATTGCGGCATATCCGTTTTACAGGTCCAGTCTTCGTGTCATGCGTCATGGAAAGATGAACATGGACACGCTCATTATGCTCGGCACCAGCGCAGCATACTTCTACTCAGTCGCCACGACCTTCATTCTGACCGAGTATGCGAGCTTTTATGACACCTCTGCACTCCTCATCACGTTCATACTCTTGGGCCGATCACTGGAAGCGATTGCGAAGGGTCGAACATCCAATGCGATCCGGGCCTTGATGGATCTTCAAGCCAAGGTTGCAATTGTAGTGCGTGACGGAGAGGAGCTTGTCATCCCCATTGAGGATGTGGAAGTTGGTGATGTGGTCCTTGTAAAACCCGGTGATAAGATTCCAGTTGATGGTACTGTCATCGATGGTCGATCTACCGTTGATGAGTCTATGGTGACCGGTGAACCTCTCCCTGTGAAAAAGAGACCCGGCGATAGTGTCATAGGTGCGACCATCAACAAGAATGGAATGCTCAGAGTCCGTGCCGAGAAGGTCGGGCAAGATACGGTTCTCTCACAGATCGTCAAGCTTGTAGAGTCAGCCCAGACCAGCAAGCCACCAATTCAGCGGAAGGCTGATGCGATTGCTGAGGTCTTCACGCCATTTGTGATCTCTATCGCTGCACTGACATTTATTGTATGGTTGGTCTTTGGAAGCGCACATTGGACACACTCTCTGAGCTTTATGATAGCAGTCCTAGTAGCAGCCTGTCCCTGCGCGTTAGGACTTGCCACACCTACCGCTATTATGGTTGGGCTCGGTAAGGGTGCACAATATGGTGTGCTGATCAAAAATGGTGAGGCGCTGGAATCAGTCCCATTGATCGATACAGTCGTCTTTGATAAGACCGGAACGTTGACCATCGGCCATCCTACTGTCACAGATGTTATCGCTGCGCGCGAGACCTCTGATGATGAACTGATACGCATGGTTGCGGCTGTGGAAAAGAATAGTGAGCATCCGCTGGCCGAGGCTGTGGTCCACTATGCTGAAGATTTGAATCTTCAACTTGGAGCATGCACTGAGTTCGACTCGGTCTCTGGAATGGGCGTCCGTGGACTTGTAGAGGGCCATTTGCTATTTGTCGGGAAGGTTGACTATCTTAGAGCTCAGGGGATTGATACGACCGAACTCGAAGTTCATGGTCCGATGCTTGAGTTACAGGGTAAGACTGTGATTTATGCAGCCATGGATGGGCGTGCCTTGGGTCTGCTGGGTATTGCTGATAAACTGAAGGACGGGTCAGCCGCCGCTGTTGATGCTCTGAAATCAGAAGGTATCGATGTGTGGATGATCACTGGTGATCGAGCGACCACCGCACAGGCCATAGCGCGTAGTATCGGTATTGATAATGTGCTTGCAGAAGTGATGCCTGCGGACAAGGCCTCTAAGGTTGTAGAGCTTCAGGAGCAAGGGCGCAGAGTTGCGATGGTGGGTGACGGAGTTAACGATGCACCAGCAATCGCTCAGTCAGATGTGGGTATCGCTCTGGGCTCCGGAACAGATGTGTCGGTCGAGACCGGTGATATTGTATTAGTACGTGATGACATACGTGATGTGGTCACTGCTATTGAGCTTGGTCGCAAGACCATGTCCAAGATCAAACAAGGTTTCTTCTGGGCTCTCATCTATAACATGATTCTGCTTCCATTTGCCGCAGGGCTTCTCTATCCCTTCACGGGATGGGCGCTGAGACCTGAATGGGCCGGACTTGCAATGGCTCTTTCGTCGGTGAGCGTAGTAACGAATGCTCTCTTTCTCAACAGATTCAGGCCAACAAAAATTGATGTTGCGGTGCCTGTTGAGACTGCCGTTCGAGCAGTTGCAGTCGATCCAATTTGCAAGATGGATGTTGATATAGCGACGGCTGGGCTCTACTCTGACTATAAGGGGAAGCGCTATTACTTCTGCAATCCGTACTGCAAAGAACAGTTTGATAGTGACCCTGCAAAATATGAAGACCAAGATGTGCGAGATGTGCCCTCAGCATCGACCCCCTAG